The proteins below are encoded in one region of Qipengyuania sp. HL-TH1:
- a CDS encoding thiamine pyrophosphate-binding protein produces MQAPNTPPAARLLVDCLIEQGCDRVFTVPGESFLQVLDGLGQQDAIDVVTCRQEGGVAFMACADGAMTGRPGVAFVTRGPGATNASIGVHVAMQDSQPMILFVGDVDSEMRDREGFQEVDFAAFFGPIAKWAARIDSAERIPEYIARAYATAISGRPGPVVLALPEDMLSRDTTARPRPRVERPAQAPCPDAMQAMMALIADAAAPVAIIGGAGWNAKARAHFQLFAERLGIPVATAFRRQDAISPASSVYAGNLGYGPNPALVERVKQADLILAIGARLGEATTDGYTVPPLTAPERKLVHVHPDANELNRVYPADLAICASMDEFAESAALWDDGDAIDFDAGSEAHAEWEDWATAHPNDHALDMGQAVQFMRDTLPADTIICNGAGNFAGWWHRYWRYEGFPTQLAPTCGAMGYGVPAAVAAALRYPQRTVVAVAGDGDFLMNGQELATAVQHGANLLVIVVDNSAYGTIRMHQEREFPGEERISATRLANPDFAALAEAFGGWSARAGTTEEFKHALVEAQGRGGVRLIHCTIDIEQLAASGASISGLRGG; encoded by the coding sequence ATGCAAGCGCCCAACACCCCGCCCGCCGCCCGATTGCTCGTCGATTGCCTCATCGAACAGGGCTGCGACCGCGTCTTCACCGTGCCGGGGGAGAGCTTCCTCCAGGTGCTCGACGGTCTCGGCCAGCAGGACGCGATCGACGTGGTGACCTGCCGGCAAGAAGGCGGCGTGGCCTTCATGGCCTGCGCCGATGGCGCGATGACGGGCCGCCCCGGGGTCGCCTTCGTCACGCGCGGTCCGGGGGCGACCAATGCCAGCATCGGCGTGCATGTCGCAATGCAGGATTCACAGCCGATGATTCTGTTCGTCGGCGATGTCGATAGCGAAATGCGCGACCGCGAAGGTTTCCAGGAAGTCGATTTCGCGGCGTTCTTCGGACCGATCGCCAAATGGGCGGCGCGGATCGATTCCGCCGAGCGCATCCCCGAATATATCGCGCGCGCCTATGCCACCGCGATCTCGGGGCGGCCCGGACCGGTCGTGCTGGCTTTGCCCGAAGACATGCTCAGCCGGGACACCACGGCGAGGCCTCGCCCGCGTGTCGAACGTCCGGCCCAGGCGCCCTGCCCCGATGCGATGCAGGCGATGATGGCGCTGATTGCCGATGCTGCAGCGCCCGTGGCGATCATCGGGGGCGCGGGCTGGAACGCCAAGGCCCGCGCACATTTCCAGCTCTTCGCCGAGCGGCTCGGCATTCCGGTGGCGACGGCGTTCCGCCGGCAGGACGCGATTTCACCCGCGAGCTCGGTCTATGCCGGCAATCTCGGGTACGGACCCAACCCCGCGCTGGTCGAACGCGTCAAACAGGCCGACCTGATCCTCGCGATCGGTGCGCGGCTCGGGGAAGCGACCACCGATGGCTACACCGTCCCGCCGCTGACCGCGCCTGAGCGCAAGCTGGTCCACGTTCATCCCGATGCAAACGAACTCAACCGCGTCTACCCCGCCGATCTGGCCATCTGCGCCAGCATGGATGAATTCGCGGAAAGCGCCGCACTGTGGGACGACGGCGATGCAATCGACTTCGATGCCGGGTCCGAGGCGCATGCCGAATGGGAAGACTGGGCAACCGCGCACCCCAACGACCATGCGCTGGACATGGGTCAGGCGGTCCAGTTCATGCGCGACACGCTGCCCGCAGACACGATCATCTGCAACGGCGCGGGCAATTTTGCCGGCTGGTGGCATCGCTACTGGCGCTACGAGGGCTTTCCGACCCAGCTCGCCCCCACCTGCGGCGCGATGGGTTACGGCGTTCCCGCGGCGGTCGCTGCGGCGCTGCGGTATCCGCAACGCACCGTGGTCGCGGTGGCAGGCGATGGCGACTTCCTGATGAACGGGCAGGAACTGGCCACCGCGGTCCAGCATGGCGCCAACCTGCTGGTCATCGTGGTCGACAATTCGGCTTACGGCACGATCCGCATGCACCAGGAACGCGAATTTCCCGGCGAGGAACGGATCAGTGCCACCCGCCTTGCCAATCCCGACTTCGCCGCGCTCGCCGAAGCCTTCGGCGGCTGGTCGGCGCGGGCGGGAACGACCGAGGAGTTCAAGCACGCGCTGGTCGAGGCGCAGGGTCGCGGCGGTGTGCGGCTGATCCACTGCACCATCGATATCGAACAACTCGCCGCCAGCGGCGCCAGTATCAGCGGCCTGCGCGGCGGTTAG
- the dapF gene encoding diaminopimelate epimerase, whose amino-acid sequence MRVDFIKMHGLGNDFVVLDARTRTLPAIDAPVARALADRRTGIGCDQLILLEPSKSADFRMRIFNQDGTEVGACGNASRAVALLHGAAVRVETAGGVIAVEPSGTGASVDMGEPRFDWEAIPLAYGMDTAVMPVGWETLDQPGAVNVGNPHVIFFVEDTDAVPLETVGAQIETDPLFPERVNVNVATILDRRHIRLHVWERGAGITRACGTGACATAVHAMRRGLAEREVTVTLPGGDLVIAWGEDNRIRMTGPAAEAYRGSFEWDDFA is encoded by the coding sequence ATGCGCGTCGATTTCATCAAGATGCACGGCCTGGGCAACGACTTCGTCGTGCTCGACGCCCGCACGCGTACCCTCCCCGCGATCGACGCGCCCGTTGCCCGCGCACTGGCCGACCGCCGCACCGGGATCGGCTGCGACCAGCTGATCCTGCTCGAGCCGAGCAAATCCGCCGACTTCCGCATGCGCATCTTCAATCAGGACGGCACCGAGGTCGGCGCCTGCGGCAATGCCAGCCGCGCAGTCGCGCTGCTTCATGGCGCTGCCGTCAGGGTGGAAACAGCGGGCGGCGTGATCGCGGTCGAACCCAGCGGCACTGGCGCCAGCGTCGACATGGGCGAACCGCGCTTCGACTGGGAGGCGATCCCGCTTGCCTATGGCATGGACACCGCCGTCATGCCGGTCGGCTGGGAGACCCTCGACCAGCCCGGCGCGGTCAATGTCGGCAATCCGCATGTGATCTTCTTCGTGGAGGATACCGACGCGGTGCCGCTCGAAACCGTCGGCGCGCAAATCGAGACCGATCCGTTGTTTCCCGAGCGCGTGAACGTCAACGTCGCGACAATCCTCGACCGCCGGCATATCCGCCTGCACGTATGGGAACGCGGTGCCGGTATCACGCGCGCCTGCGGCACGGGTGCCTGCGCGACCGCCGTGCACGCCATGCGGCGCGGGCTGGCCGAACGCGAAGTGACCGTCACCCTGCCCGGCGGCGATCTCGTCATTGCATGGGGCGAGGACAATCGCATCCGCATGACCGGCCCCGCAGCGGAGGCCTATCGCGGCAGCTTCGAATGGGACGATTTCGCGTGA
- a CDS encoding MFS transporter has translation MLTSTHLLRRRRFLPLFVTQLFNAFNDNLYKTTMVLFVVYAVYNDETTEAGFSGLASALFILPFFILSALAGQLADMRDKAKIIRTVKLCEIGLMMIGAAGLYMAWQGIMVQTVAIPLLLLALFLTGVQSTFLGPIKYAILPQHLKKEEVLAGTGLVEAGTYIAILAGTILAGPLAVEHTGWAAIGIIVTACIGYLVSRQVPPAPPMGEIEKLDWHILRASAKLVRDTMHNPEVYYAILAISFFWTIGAVLFIQFPPLAKNTIMASPEVASLFLVVFSVGVAIGSVAVNALLKGRVSARFGPGSVIAMGVFVVAFYVVAKLWEADQPTSLLGVSEFLAWPMAAVLLLCLLGISVAGGMFVVPLYAFLTTRVSPDKASRTIAANNIVNSGAMVGGSLVAMGMSAIGVPITEQILLCAAMCLVSAWLARRLIAAENHAAAEAVAAGA, from the coding sequence ATGCTTACATCCACGCATTTGCTGCGGCGCCGGCGGTTCCTGCCGCTGTTCGTCACGCAGCTGTTCAACGCCTTCAACGACAACCTCTACAAGACCACCATGGTCCTGTTCGTCGTTTACGCGGTCTATAATGACGAGACGACCGAGGCGGGGTTCAGCGGGCTCGCTTCCGCGCTGTTCATCCTGCCGTTCTTCATCCTGTCCGCGCTGGCGGGCCAGCTCGCCGACATGCGCGACAAGGCGAAGATCATCCGCACGGTCAAGCTGTGCGAGATCGGGTTGATGATGATCGGCGCGGCCGGCCTCTACATGGCGTGGCAGGGCATCATGGTGCAGACGGTGGCGATCCCGCTGCTGCTGCTCGCGCTGTTCCTGACCGGGGTGCAGTCGACCTTCCTCGGGCCGATCAAATACGCGATCCTGCCGCAGCACCTCAAAAAGGAAGAGGTGCTCGCGGGGACCGGACTGGTCGAGGCCGGGACCTATATCGCCATTCTTGCCGGCACGATCCTCGCCGGGCCGCTGGCGGTGGAACATACCGGCTGGGCCGCGATCGGCATTATCGTGACCGCCTGCATCGGCTATCTCGTCAGCCGCCAGGTGCCCCCCGCCCCGCCCATGGGCGAGATCGAGAAGCTCGACTGGCACATCCTGCGCGCCTCGGCGAAGCTGGTGCGCGATACGATGCACAATCCGGAAGTCTATTACGCGATCCTCGCGATCAGCTTCTTCTGGACCATCGGCGCGGTGCTGTTCATCCAGTTCCCGCCGCTCGCCAAGAACACGATCATGGCCAGCCCCGAAGTCGCCAGCCTGTTCCTGGTGGTGTTCTCGGTCGGCGTGGCGATCGGATCGGTGGCGGTCAATGCACTGCTCAAGGGGCGCGTCTCGGCGCGGTTTGGACCCGGATCGGTGATCGCGATGGGGGTGTTCGTGGTCGCCTTCTACGTCGTGGCGAAACTGTGGGAAGCGGACCAGCCGACCAGCCTGCTGGGGGTGAGCGAGTTCCTCGCCTGGCCCATGGCAGCGGTGCTGCTGCTGTGCCTGCTGGGCATCTCGGTCGCTGGCGGAATGTTCGTGGTGCCGCTCTACGCCTTCCTCACCACGCGCGTTTCGCCCGACAAGGCCTCGCGCACGATCGCGGCGAACAATATCGTCAATTCGGGCGCGATGGTGGGCGGGTCGCTCGTGGCGATGGGCATGAGCGCCATCGGGGTGCCGATTACCGAACAGATCCTGCTCTGCGCAGCGATGTGCCTGGTTTCCGCATGGCTCGCACGCAGGCTGATCGCGGCGGAGAACCACGCGGCCGCCGAAGCCGTTGCTGCCGGCGCCTAA
- a CDS encoding hydrogen peroxide-inducible genes activator, translating to MSTYLPTLKQLQYLVALHEHGHFGRAADASFVSQSTLSAGIRELESLLGVTLVERSRRVVRFTALGNQVVDKAHRILREAEELADLVQAAGKPLAGQLRMSVIPTIAPFLLPRFLPRLRRERPDLELLLREETSHDAVESLQHGRVDCVLLALPFTTGEVEKAHIAHDELYVAFPKDDPRDPPEFVPPSMIDEGRLLLLEDGHCLKDHALAACNRPEMRASATMIGTSLHTLVQMVDNDLGLTMLPKMAVDAGILNGTDVVARPLKSKNATREIALIWRKNSPRRADFELLAEELRAG from the coding sequence ATGAGCACTTATCTTCCCACGCTCAAGCAGCTCCAATATCTCGTCGCGCTCCACGAGCACGGCCATTTCGGGCGCGCGGCGGATGCCAGCTTCGTGTCGCAATCGACGCTGTCGGCGGGCATTCGCGAGCTCGAATCGCTGCTCGGCGTAACGCTGGTCGAGCGCAGCCGCCGGGTCGTGCGCTTTACGGCGCTGGGCAACCAGGTGGTCGACAAGGCGCACCGCATCCTGCGCGAGGCGGAGGAACTGGCCGATCTGGTGCAGGCCGCGGGCAAGCCGCTGGCGGGCCAGCTGCGGATGAGCGTGATCCCCACGATCGCACCGTTCCTGCTGCCGCGCTTCCTCCCGCGCCTGCGCCGCGAACGGCCCGACCTCGAACTGCTGCTGCGCGAGGAAACTAGCCACGATGCAGTCGAATCGCTCCAGCACGGCCGCGTCGATTGCGTGCTGCTCGCGCTGCCCTTCACTACCGGCGAGGTGGAAAAGGCGCATATCGCGCATGACGAACTCTACGTCGCCTTCCCCAAGGACGACCCGCGCGATCCGCCCGAATTCGTGCCCCCGAGCATGATCGACGAGGGGCGGCTGCTCCTGCTCGAGGACGGCCACTGCCTGAAGGACCACGCGCTGGCCGCGTGCAACCGCCCCGAAATGCGCGCCAGCGCGACGATGATCGGCACCAGCCTGCACACGCTGGTGCAGATGGTCGATAACGACCTTGGCCTGACCATGCTGCCCAAGATGGCGGTCGATGCGGGGATCCTCAACGGGACCGACGTCGTCGCCCGCCCGCTCAAATCGAAGAACGCCACCCGCGAGATCGCACTGATCTGGCGCAAGAACTCGCCAAGGCGCGCGGATTTCGAACTGCTGGCCGAGGAATTGCGCGCGGGTTAG
- a CDS encoding putative bifunctional diguanylate cyclase/phosphodiesterase, producing the protein MTAKTAKTHEDRRTQAGRKPAPRERDFVTLGIAFAAIILFVGTAGVVLPDLIKAWTGKEASPDTALTNALLLNIALILLGWQRYKALSDELDTRRASEEEARRLADLDHLTGCHNRRSFTTALGDLLNDLERREQALAAIAVDLDNFKQVNDLHGHQAGDEVLRTTAARIQRLLPDGGILARLGGDEFVCVVPYHPQVPDRVDQLATRMIEQVARPVPYGDSPVDVTMSIGIASSTQIEDMRHGTTSAQKLMHKADIAMYHAKKQGKNRFYWFEPPMENELRFRNELEAGIRKGIANGEFRPYYEQQVDLESGKLVGFEMLARWESPEMGVVGPDIFIPIAEEIGVIGEMSEALIARAFEDAKEWDSQLTLAVNISPVQMRDPWFAQKLLKLLVRHNFPANRLDIEITESCLHENVGMVRSMISSLRNQGVGVSLDDFGTGYSSLSQLRSLPFDRLKIDRTFISELKQEEHGEKLVDAILAMSDGLKLPVTAEGIENEVVLEALKRMGKMKGQGYHYGRPEPAGLVLERLSRQDLLAKDKLDNVTEVDFTAQGSKRAG; encoded by the coding sequence TTGACCGCGAAAACTGCCAAGACACATGAGGATCGACGCACGCAAGCGGGCAGGAAACCTGCGCCTCGCGAACGTGATTTCGTCACTCTCGGGATCGCCTTTGCGGCGATTATCTTGTTCGTGGGGACGGCGGGCGTCGTCCTTCCCGACCTGATCAAGGCATGGACCGGCAAGGAGGCGTCGCCCGACACCGCATTAACCAATGCCCTGCTGCTCAATATCGCGCTGATCCTGCTCGGCTGGCAGCGCTACAAGGCACTGTCCGACGAGCTGGACACCCGCCGCGCATCCGAGGAAGAAGCGCGCCGCCTGGCCGATCTCGACCATCTGACCGGCTGCCATAACCGCCGCAGTTTCACCACCGCGCTGGGCGACCTGCTCAACGACCTCGAGCGCCGCGAACAGGCGCTGGCGGCAATTGCTGTCGATCTCGACAATTTCAAACAGGTCAACGACCTTCACGGCCACCAGGCCGGCGACGAAGTTCTGCGCACCACCGCGGCGCGCATCCAGCGCCTGCTGCCCGATGGCGGGATCCTGGCGCGGCTTGGCGGCGACGAATTCGTCTGCGTCGTGCCCTATCACCCGCAGGTCCCCGATCGGGTCGACCAGCTTGCCACGCGGATGATCGAACAGGTCGCCCGGCCGGTTCCCTATGGGGATTCGCCGGTCGATGTGACCATGTCGATCGGCATCGCCTCGAGCACGCAGATCGAAGACATGCGCCACGGCACGACGTCGGCGCAGAAGTTGATGCACAAGGCGGATATCGCGATGTATCACGCCAAGAAGCAGGGCAAGAACCGCTTCTACTGGTTCGAACCGCCGATGGAAAACGAGCTGCGCTTTCGCAACGAGCTCGAAGCGGGCATTCGCAAGGGCATCGCCAATGGTGAGTTCCGGCCCTATTATGAACAGCAGGTCGATCTTGAATCGGGCAAGCTGGTCGGCTTCGAAATGCTCGCCCGGTGGGAATCGCCCGAAATGGGCGTCGTCGGCCCCGATATCTTTATCCCGATTGCCGAGGAAATCGGCGTCATCGGCGAAATGAGCGAAGCGCTGATCGCGCGCGCCTTCGAAGACGCCAAGGAATGGGATTCGCAGCTCACCCTGGCGGTCAATATCTCGCCCGTGCAGATGCGCGATCCGTGGTTCGCCCAGAAACTGCTCAAGCTGCTCGTGCGGCACAATTTCCCTGCCAACCGGCTGGATATCGAGATCACCGAAAGCTGCCTCCACGAAAATGTCGGCATGGTCCGCTCGATGATCAGCAGCCTGCGCAACCAGGGCGTCGGGGTCAGTCTCGACGACTTCGGCACCGGCTATTCGAGCCTGTCGCAGCTGCGTAGCTTGCCGTTCGACCGCCTCAAGATCGACCGCACCTTCATTTCCGAGCTCAAGCAGGAAGAACATGGAGAAAAGCTGGTCGATGCGATCCTCGCGATGAGCGACGGGCTCAAGCTGCCGGTGACCGCCGAGGGGATCGAGAACGAAGTCGTGCTCGAAGCGCTCAAGCGGATGGGCAAGATGAAGGGCCAGGGCTATCACTATGGTCGTCCCGAACCCGCCGGGCTGGTCCTTGAACGGCTGAGCCGGCAGGACCTGCTCGCCAAGGACAAGCTCGACAATGTCACCGAGGTCGATTTCACCGCGCAGGGTAGCAAGCGCGCTGGCTGA
- a CDS encoding EVE domain-containing protein yields the protein MRYWLLKSEPFKYGWDDLIAEKEGTWDGVRNHRAKNNLAAMEVGDQAFFYHSREGLEIVGICEVSVAGITDPTDPEGKWAAVKVKPKTKLPHPVTLKQIKAEPKLADCELVRLSRLSVAEIKPDEWSVICATAGI from the coding sequence ATGCGTTACTGGCTGTTGAAATCCGAACCCTTCAAATATGGCTGGGACGATCTCATCGCCGAGAAGGAAGGCACGTGGGACGGGGTGCGCAACCACCGGGCCAAGAACAATCTCGCGGCGATGGAAGTGGGGGACCAGGCGTTCTTCTACCATTCGCGCGAAGGGCTCGAGATCGTCGGCATCTGCGAAGTCAGCGTGGCGGGCATTACCGACCCGACCGATCCCGAAGGCAAATGGGCCGCGGTGAAGGTCAAGCCTAAAACCAAGCTGCCGCATCCGGTCACGCTCAAGCAGATCAAGGCCGAACCCAAGCTGGCGGATTGCGAACTGGTCCGGCTCTCGCGCCTGTCGGTGGCCGAGATCAAGCCCGACGAATGGTCTGTGATCTGCGCGACGGCCGGGATCTAG
- the pgsA gene encoding CDP-diacylglycerol--glycerol-3-phosphate 3-phosphatidyltransferase codes for MLTLPNMLTLSRIFAIPLLAWFLWWPGWETGFLLAFGLYCLMGITDYFDGYLARTSGTVSKLGIFLDPIADKIMVAAVILVLAAQGVLRGPYVGDMHVVAGLIILMREIAVSGLREFLGPLQVSVPVSRLAKWKTTFQMVALGALILGQGLPQWTMMIGAVEANIPHTVGLATLWAAAVLTVITGWDYLRVGLKHMD; via the coding sequence ATGCTGACGCTGCCCAACATGCTGACACTGTCGCGTATTTTCGCGATTCCGCTGCTCGCCTGGTTCCTGTGGTGGCCAGGCTGGGAAACCGGCTTTTTGCTCGCCTTCGGGCTCTACTGCCTGATGGGCATCACCGATTACTTCGACGGCTATCTGGCGCGCACCAGCGGGACCGTCTCAAAGCTCGGCATCTTCCTCGATCCGATCGCGGACAAGATCATGGTTGCCGCGGTGATCCTCGTGCTGGCCGCGCAGGGTGTGCTACGCGGACCCTATGTCGGCGACATGCATGTCGTGGCCGGGCTGATCATCCTGATGCGCGAGATCGCCGTATCGGGCCTGCGCGAGTTTCTCGGCCCGCTGCAGGTCTCGGTCCCGGTGAGCCGGCTGGCCAAGTGGAAGACGACCTTCCAGATGGTCGCGCTGGGCGCGCTGATCCTCGGCCAGGGCCTGCCGCAATGGACCATGATGATCGGCGCGGTCGAAGCGAATATCCCGCACACGGTGGGCCTCGCTACGCTGTGGGCGGCAGCCGTGCTGACGGTAATCACCGGCTGGGATTACCTGCGCGTCGGCCTCAAGCACATGGATTAG
- a CDS encoding GNAT family N-acetyltransferase: MTVQIFTSREELEPHIESIRQAADSERASFGFLPPNAYREFVQQGRAVAAIDGSGEELVGYCLYGGVFPQAKIFQTYVAPNFRGHSIGERLLTTVLEGLEEKGFLSAVANVAADLSAANRFYEKMGFDVVATKEGGKTTKRLIKVRAKELSSPSLLDLIDQPASQARAPVMRGPRPTSVPRYVLDLNVIFDVTKMRPRSEVAQGVVAAALENDVKLAITAEISAELEKHSRKDQPDPILNLCRAIPTLRLPDQKTLLRLREELLPMVFPEKAHQTTLKANDEADLRHLATAIEENVVGFITSDEAILRAADKLNARYNLSILSPSTFGQGFEAEFGARPRAFIQTASSTLQPASFEEQDREAIGQLLRNYHLSDVRIRGTLAAGTATSPRRRELVRSAEGLVCFASWDSPRPSVVERTLHIYADETHPDAILAIRHLLRIACQDTGACPLTIFSIKPHLMQHLIRKVAVANHFYADGSDAPRNPALRKVSLGRAVQSENWSNAASTIEQATGVKLTGEPSTTNATAIQLTDARGSKRFASLKEIEELFSPTIICASDRPGVILPIRSGYAEELFHGGQQPYLLDHAQAALKDTKAYIGGNYGSVPEGGLAFFYESAPRGGRKAITAVARILARYALPTDQAAAISRDRGVLPVAEFEKARGRGLKTVIDIDTVMLFRNPISKDRLCEIGCWDGANLVTAKVIDPASVATLMKEGMPQLG; encoded by the coding sequence ATGACGGTTCAGATATTTACCAGCCGGGAAGAGCTTGAGCCCCATATTGAATCCATCCGTCAAGCGGCGGATTCTGAGCGCGCATCCTTTGGCTTCTTGCCCCCGAATGCCTACCGAGAGTTCGTGCAGCAAGGGCGGGCGGTCGCGGCCATCGATGGCTCGGGCGAAGAGCTCGTAGGATATTGCTTGTATGGGGGAGTGTTTCCCCAAGCGAAGATATTTCAAACTTATGTAGCGCCTAATTTTCGCGGCCATTCTATTGGTGAAAGGTTGCTGACTACCGTCTTGGAGGGGCTTGAAGAAAAAGGCTTCTTGAGCGCCGTAGCAAACGTCGCAGCCGACCTATCTGCGGCCAACCGATTCTACGAGAAAATGGGTTTTGATGTCGTCGCGACGAAGGAAGGCGGCAAAACGACGAAGCGGCTTATCAAGGTTCGTGCAAAGGAGCTTTCATCTCCCAGCTTGCTTGATCTGATCGACCAGCCGGCAAGCCAAGCTCGCGCACCGGTAATGCGAGGACCAAGACCCACTTCGGTGCCTCGATATGTTCTCGATCTAAATGTCATTTTCGACGTTACGAAGATGAGGCCTCGTTCGGAAGTCGCACAAGGTGTCGTGGCGGCAGCACTGGAAAACGACGTGAAGCTCGCGATTACGGCCGAGATATCGGCTGAGTTAGAGAAGCATAGTCGAAAGGATCAGCCGGATCCGATCCTGAATCTCTGTCGAGCGATCCCAACATTGCGATTGCCCGATCAAAAGACCCTATTGAGGCTGCGCGAAGAGCTACTCCCGATGGTCTTCCCTGAGAAAGCTCATCAAACCACGCTAAAAGCAAATGATGAGGCGGACCTTCGCCACCTCGCGACTGCGATCGAGGAAAACGTTGTTGGTTTCATCACATCCGACGAAGCCATTCTTCGCGCGGCTGACAAACTCAATGCTCGATATAACCTAAGCATCTTATCTCCGAGTACTTTCGGTCAGGGGTTTGAGGCCGAATTTGGAGCCAGACCACGAGCGTTCATCCAGACAGCGTCCTCCACCCTTCAACCGGCGAGTTTTGAAGAACAAGACAGGGAAGCCATCGGGCAACTCTTGCGAAACTATCACCTAAGCGACGTCCGCATACGCGGTACTCTCGCCGCAGGGACCGCAACTTCACCTCGTCGACGAGAGCTTGTTCGATCGGCAGAGGGGCTAGTGTGCTTTGCTAGCTGGGACTCGCCGCGACCTTCGGTCGTCGAGCGAACCTTACATATCTATGCGGACGAAACTCACCCCGACGCGATTCTGGCCATTAGGCACCTGCTGCGAATTGCTTGTCAGGACACAGGCGCGTGCCCCCTCACAATCTTCTCAATTAAGCCGCACCTTATGCAGCACCTAATTAGGAAAGTGGCTGTCGCGAACCATTTCTATGCGGATGGTTCCGATGCACCAAGAAATCCTGCCCTCCGTAAGGTTTCGCTCGGACGTGCGGTTCAAAGCGAGAATTGGTCAAATGCAGCGTCGACAATCGAACAAGCCACCGGCGTAAAACTCACTGGCGAACCGTCTACGACTAATGCGACGGCGATCCAGTTGACCGATGCCAGAGGCTCGAAGCGTTTTGCGAGCCTGAAAGAGATTGAAGAACTCTTCAGTCCCACGATTATCTGCGCCAGTGACCGCCCCGGCGTTATATTACCTATCAGGTCTGGATACGCTGAAGAGCTCTTCCACGGCGGGCAGCAACCCTATCTACTTGACCATGCCCAAGCCGCGCTAAAGGATACAAAAGCCTACATAGGAGGCAACTACGGCAGCGTCCCCGAAGGTGGGTTGGCATTCTTCTACGAGTCTGCTCCGCGTGGAGGACGAAAGGCGATCACGGCAGTTGCTCGAATCTTAGCGCGCTATGCTTTGCCTACAGATCAAGCTGCTGCAATCAGCCGCGACCGTGGTGTCTTACCTGTTGCAGAGTTTGAAAAAGCACGCGGGCGCGGGCTGAAGACGGTTATCGACATCGATACGGTGATGCTGTTTAGGAATCCCATCAGCAAGGATCGCCTTTGTGAAATCGGGTGCTGGGATGGCGCCAACCTCGTGACTGCGAAGGTTATCGATCCCGCCTCAGTCGCAACGCTCATGAAAGAAGGGATGCCGCAGCTTGGCTAA
- the rnd gene encoding ribonuclease D has product MKIHELITETAPLAELCERLAKSDFVCVDTEFMRENTYWPELCLVQIGNEEEAAAIDPLADGIDLTPLWDLMCDNDEVLKVFHAGGQDVEIVYNFTGKTPQPIFDTQIAMMAISQSEQIGYANLVESWLGLTIDKGARFTDWGRRPLTERQIEYAIGDVTHLADIFPRILKKLMKTGRGVWLDAEMEKLADPANYANDADIAWKRIRSPGRNPAVLGRLKALAAWRESEAQHKNIPRGRIMRDETLADIASHPPKKQPDLIKVRGLSNAWKDNDIGKRLLKVLDKAEPLPKEEMPDKPKRGAPLGKEGALVADLLKLLLKIRAREIDVASRLLTKADEMEALAAGARDLKILTGWRYEVFGKDALELVEGRLAFAVKDGRLLMTHVDELHAGMVEAQAAE; this is encoded by the coding sequence ATGAAAATACACGAGCTTATTACCGAGACTGCACCGCTGGCCGAATTGTGCGAGCGACTGGCGAAAAGCGATTTCGTCTGCGTCGATACCGAATTCATGCGCGAGAACACCTATTGGCCCGAGCTGTGCCTGGTGCAGATCGGCAATGAGGAAGAGGCCGCGGCGATCGACCCGCTGGCCGACGGCATCGACCTCACCCCGCTGTGGGACCTGATGTGCGACAATGACGAGGTGCTCAAGGTCTTCCACGCCGGCGGGCAGGACGTCGAGATCGTCTATAATTTCACCGGCAAGACCCCGCAGCCGATCTTCGATACGCAGATCGCGATGATGGCGATCAGCCAGAGCGAACAGATCGGCTATGCCAATCTGGTCGAAAGCTGGCTGGGCCTCACGATCGACAAGGGAGCGCGGTTTACCGACTGGGGCCGCCGCCCGCTGACCGAGCGGCAGATCGAATATGCGATCGGCGATGTCACCCATCTGGCGGACATCTTCCCGCGCATCCTCAAGAAGCTGATGAAGACCGGCCGCGGCGTGTGGCTCGATGCCGAAATGGAAAAGCTGGCCGATCCGGCGAATTACGCCAATGACGCCGACATCGCGTGGAAGCGCATTCGCTCGCCGGGGCGCAATCCGGCGGTGCTCGGACGGCTCAAGGCGCTGGCCGCGTGGCGCGAGAGCGAGGCGCAGCACAAGAACATCCCGCGCGGGCGCATCATGCGCGACGAGACGCTGGCCGATATCGCCAGCCACCCGCCCAAGAAACAGCCCGACCTGATCAAGGTCCGCGGCCTGTCGAACGCGTGGAAAGACAACGACATCGGCAAACGGCTTCTCAAGGTGCTCGACAAGGCCGAACCGCTGCCGAAAGAGGAAATGCCCGACAAGCCCAAGCGCGGTGCACCGCTGGGCAAGGAAGGCGCGCTGGTCGCCGATCTGCTCAAGCTGCTGCTCAAGATCCGCGCGCGCGAGATCGACGTCGCGTCGCGCCTGCTGACCAAGGCCGACGAGATGGAAGCGCTCGCCGCGGGCGCGCGCGACCTCAAGATTCTGACCGGCTGGCGCTACGAAGTCTTCGGCAAGGATGCGCTCGAACTGGTCGAAGGCCGGCTGGCTTTCGCGGTCAAGGACGGCCGCCTGCTGATGACCCATGTCGATGAACTGCACGCGGGCATGGTCGAAGCGCAGGCAGCGGAGTGA